A genomic segment from Glycine max cultivar Williams 82 chromosome 1, Glycine_max_v4.0, whole genome shotgun sequence encodes:
- the LOC100783436 gene encoding auxin-responsive protein SAUR36 encodes MSKNRGFNLRRRLIRVSKWIFRKIRTRAPREYHCLGDSPPSPMVKLLTWGRKLTAGAKSRLKVASGSGYAQLGTDPDPSVPKGHLAVYVGQKDGELHRVLVPVIYFNHPLFGELLKQAEEEFGFHHEGGITIPCRFTEFERVKTRIASGSRRGTRPKRLAWR; translated from the coding sequence ATGTCCAAGAACCGCGGATTCAACCTCAGGAGGCGCCTCATCCGGGTCTCGAAATGGATCTTCAGGAAGATACGGACGCGGGCTCCACGCGAGTACCATTGCCTGGGTGACTCTCCTCCGTCACCCATGGTGAAGCTCCTTACGTGGGGCCGCAAGCTGACAGCGGGTGCCAAGTCCCGCTTGAAAGTGGCGTCCGGATCCGGTTATGCCCAATTAGGAACCGATCCGGACCCGAGTGTGCCGAAGGGGCACCTGGCCGTGTACGTAGGGCAGAAGGACGGCGAGTTGCACCGTGTTCTGGTGCCGGTAATATACTTCAACCACCCTTTGTTTGGAGAATTGCTGAAGCAGGCGGAGGAGGAGTTCGGGTTCCACCACGAAGGGGGAATCACCATCCCGTGCCGGTTCACCGAGTTTGAACGGGTGAAGACCCGAATTGCATCCGGATCTCGCAGAGGCACCCGTCCGAAAAGATTGGCCTGGCGCTGA